A section of the Acidobacteriota bacterium genome encodes:
- a CDS encoding aminopeptidase, which translates to MHPTVSGRDLETWAGYMLNHSLGGIAPDDVVMIKGEPVTWPLIAALQDKVIAAGAVADIYLVAPDNDRGRVWGAAMARLGTPEQIARVPAWHRQRYEAMTKYIEILGAERPELYAHLSAEAASAIVKADEPFKNIRLAKQWLLTLFPTQGFAELEGLTLEEYTRVIVRASTTDPQMLEAVEDEIHRIMSRTRRMRIVTACPKTGRSLELDLSIAGQRIVKCVGKRNFPDGEVFTSPAANSVEGEIYLDLPVLYSGATIRGIYLRLEGGIICEYSADEGLDVLRGIIETDDGSRRLGEVALGMNNGLERALKHPLFVEKVGGTLHIAIGNSYKESYVDDPDSPEGKARLEELRRQGAYNTSAQHVDIVADFRPGGAGRVVWLDDVQLALRDNIWVVPR; encoded by the coding sequence ATGCACCCCACCGTCTCCGGCCGGGACTTGGAAACTTGGGCCGGATACATGCTGAACCATTCACTGGGCGGCATCGCACCTGACGATGTCGTCATGATCAAGGGCGAACCCGTGACGTGGCCGCTCATAGCTGCCCTCCAGGACAAGGTCATTGCCGCCGGCGCCGTCGCCGACATCTACCTGGTAGCGCCGGACAACGACCGCGGCCGGGTATGGGGCGCCGCCATGGCCCGCCTTGGCACACCCGAGCAGATCGCCCGGGTGCCGGCCTGGCACCGGCAGCGCTATGAGGCCATGACCAAGTATATCGAAATCCTCGGCGCCGAGCGGCCCGAGCTTTATGCCCACCTGTCGGCGGAGGCGGCTTCGGCCATCGTCAAAGCCGACGAGCCATTCAAGAACATCCGGCTGGCCAAGCAATGGCTGCTGACCCTGTTTCCAACACAGGGCTTCGCCGAGCTGGAGGGGCTGACACTGGAGGAATACACCCGGGTGATCGTCCGCGCCTCCACCACCGATCCGCAGATGCTCGAAGCCGTAGAGGATGAGATCCACCGGATCATGTCCCGCACCCGCCGGATGCGCATCGTCACTGCCTGCCCCAAGACCGGCCGGTCGCTGGAACTGGACCTGTCAATCGCCGGCCAGCGCATCGTCAAGTGCGTGGGCAAGCGCAACTTCCCCGACGGCGAGGTTTTCACCAGCCCCGCCGCCAACTCGGTGGAAGGGGAGATTTATCTGGACCTGCCGGTCCTTTACTCCGGAGCCACTATCCGCGGGATTTACCTCCGGCTCGAGGGAGGCATCATCTGCGAGTATTCGGCGGACGAGGGACTCGACGTCCTGCGCGGCATCATCGAAACCGATGACGGCTCCCGCCGCCTCGGCGAGGTGGCCCTGGGCATGAACAACGGCCTGGAGCGAGCCCTCAAGCATCCGCTGTTCGTGGAGAAGGTGGGCGGCACCCTGCACATCGCCATCGGCAACAGCTACAAGGAGAGCTACGTGGACGACCCCGACTCGCCGGAGGGGAAGGCCCGGCTGGAGGAGCTGCGCCGGCAGGGCGCGTACAACACCTCCGCTCAGCACGTGGATATCGTGGCCGATTTCCGCCCCGGC